In the Halictus rubicundus isolate RS-2024b chromosome 12, iyHalRubi1_principal, whole genome shotgun sequence genome, ACGCAAAATATTCAGTAAATatagatatttttaatctaTGAAAATACTTACTAAAAATTCCGAATATATAAGCAAATGCTACTATTATATGCACAAAACCTCAGAACGAATCTCTATAATGCTTCATGAGACATGCAGTACACGAAGCCACAAAATATACTAGACCCGAAACTCGTGTCAAAACTTTAGATATTTATGTTTTCCAATTTTGACGACCTTGACAATCTACATAGAAACAGTGTTGccgttttttataaattgatttgtTCGTCTCTATCTATAGATCTGTGGAAGattaaatgaaaaagaaagaaaggactGGCGGAAAATTGGAAATTAGGAAAGCgcgaaaatattcaaaatgtagtATGGTAGTCACAATTCCATGAACTGAATATTACTCAAAAAATGAGTTTAGTATATAGCGTATATACTGAATGTTACAAATTTAAAGAAATGTGGAAGTATAAATGTCACAGATGAGGTATAGGACCTTCTATCAAGTGCAAATATCTTCGTAACATGTCGCTTGTAAATTTAAATTCATACGTGCAGTTCTGAAGCTACCTTCATGGTGCATAAACTTATATGCGGATTTGCATCGAATGTGCAAACTTCTAGGGCTATGTTCATGGCTCTACTTAAGGAAACCTTTATGCTCGAAAATCTAGTtcacaataaaattttgttgCATTTACTTATCATTATGAATGAAAGAATGAgagaaaattatatattaagaaatgcataaaaatataaagGCTCCATTTATAACGTAACTGCAGTAAGattaaaagataaaattttgGAATTGATAAAAACTTGCCTATCGAGTGCATAGTCTACCTTTCTACATTCCATGACTATAATCAGAGCATGCGGTGGTGTGCAAGTGCGGAAACTCCTTCGAAAAGGTTGTAAAGGAGTTGAAAGGAGTTTCCTCCACGTTTTTGGTTTTGACAGGTACATATTGTACGCGTGCATACTAAATATTACCAAGTAATAACGTAATGTACTCGGAATAAATTACTTTCTTGTGTTATATGAAATAGTTCTTGAATATTATTCTACTagcatattttataattaattacgCGAGGTTAGAATTCCACATTGAAAGTGGAATCTGGATTTTCGTATATTTCGTATTTCGTTAGTGCGTAAATATTTATGATTATTTTTGCACAGTATCCTTTTTGCTATGTTATTTCCTCTATCTTGTGATTTAGTTGAAAAACTGATTATTTGCTTTTTAGTTCGATATGAATAAAACATATGTTAAAATAATTAGCAAGACTCTTAATTGTTCGATAAAATTTACAATGAAACGTGTttacaagaaataattcaaCCATGAAATACATAGAATATTGAAGTAAATTGATATTAAGAAAGGGGTGTTCTGaatgttaataatttttacatataatttttaGGCGGGCAGTCAGATTATCATCATGCCGCCTAAAAAGTCTATGGAGGAAACGGACCGGCTAACTCGTATAGCCATTGTTAATAATGATAAATGTAAACCAAAACGATGTAGGCAAGAATGCAAGAGGTCTTGTCCAGTGGTACGGATGGGTAAACTTTGTATAGAGGTTAATCCGAATAGCAAGAAAGCATCTATTTCAGAAGAATTATGTATTGGATGTGGTATTTGTGTTAAGGTATACTCAAATATTCCAAATCTATAACAATGGGAAACATTAAACAGCATTaaccatattttatttttagaaatgcCCATTCGAAGCAATATCCATCATTAATCTTCCTAgtaatttagaaaaagaaactACTCATCGTTACTCAAAGAATTCATTTAAATTACACAGACTACCAATTCCACGTCCTGGAGAGGTGTTAGGTTTGGTAGGAACCAATGGAATTGGTAAATCAACTGCTCTAAAAATTTTAGCTGGCAAGCAAAAGCCAAATTTAGGTCGATTCACTGTACGTATGATTTTTAtccacatacatatatacatattttatatgaTTGATAGTGGTACTGGTatgttaatttataatttcaatttatcatATAGGATCCTCCAGATTGGACTGAGATTTTAAGTCACTTTAGGGGCAGTgaattgcaaaattattttactAAAATATTGGAGGATGATTTGAAAGCCCTTATCAAGCCTCAGTATGTAGATCAAATTCCTAAAGCTGTAAAGGGCACTGTGCAGCAGCTTTTAGATAAGAAAGACGAGTGCAAAAATCAAATGGATATTTGTAAAATGTTGGGTAAGTCTGTCTCGATacgataaattaaattaagcaAACAATCTTTATcgataacaatttattaaattcatttATCCTTAGATTTGTTGCACATACGCGACAGAGGCATTGAAGCACTTTCTGGTGGAGAGCTTCAACGATTTGCTTGCGCTATGGTGTGCATTCAAGATGGAGATATTTTTATGTTCGACGAGCCGTCATCGTACTTGGATGTAAAGCAACGTCTGAATGCTGCTATAACAATCCGATCTCTCATTCACCCCGACAAGTAAGCCGTTAGCAGTCTCGCAATTTTCTACAACTTTTCTTAGCAGTTAacaacattttcaaaatttaacaGGTTCATAATAGTAGTGGAACACGATTTATCAGTTCTGGATTACTTATCAGACTTTATATGTTGCCTTTACGGTGTTCCTGGAGCGTACGGTGTTGTTACTATGCCTTTCTCGGTGAGAGAAGGTATCAACATTTTCCTCGACGGTTTTGTTCCCACCGAAAATCTGAGATTCCGTGAGGAATCTCTCGTCTTCAAAGTAGCGGAGAGCGCGACCGAAGAGGAAGTGAAACGTATGAATCATTATGAATATCCTGCAATGACGAAGACAATGGGCTCGTTTAAGCTGGACGTTGAGAAGGGTCAGTTCACCGACTCGGAAATCCTTGTGTTGCTTGGTGAAAACGGAACAGGAAAAACGACGTTCATTAGAATGTTGGCTGGTAACCTGCCACCTGACGATGGATCCggtaattaaaatttcattcgttTTAAACGAGTTTTCACACGGTCGCAGTGTTACACAACGGAAAACAACGAGAATAATGTTTGTTTTTCGCAGGAAGCATCCCTATGTTGCATATCAGTTACAAACCACAGAAGATAAGTCCGAAATCTCAAGGCATCGTGCGGCAATTGTTGCATGAAAAGATCAGGGATGCTTACGTGCATCCTCAGTTCGTGACGGATGTCATGAAGCCTTTGAAGATAGACGACATCATGGACCAAGAGGTGCAGAACCTTTCTGGAGGTGAATTGCAACGAGTGGCTCTGGCTCTCTGTCTTGGAAAGCCTGCGGATGTGTACTTGATCGACGAACCTTCCGCTTATTTGGATTCGGAGCAACGTTTGGTTGCAGCTAAAGTGATAAAACGGTAATTAGTCctttgtatacgataaagcgCACATCAAGGACGTTATTTATAGACTTGTGTTATCGTTTTAGATTTATATTGCATGCCAAGAAAACTGGATTCGTAGTAGAGCACGATTTCATCATGGCCACATACTTGGCTGATCGTGTAATAGTATTCTCTGGCGTACCATCGTTGTGCACTACAGCTCACAGCCCACAGTCCTTGCTGAATGGCATGAACAGATTCTTGGAACTCCTAGGCATCACTTTCCGAAGAGATCCGAACAATTACAGACCAAGGATTAACAAGAGTCAGTCCGTGAAAGTACGTGATCTGAAtatactaattttttttttatgtggtTTAATCTTACGAGTAATACACTTCTAAAGTAACTCTAATTACACTTTCTACAGGACCTGGAACAAAAGAGAGCAGGACAGTACTTCTTCCTGGAGGAGTGAGGTGTGATCTAGACAACGAGTTGAATAGCAGCTTATATGAAATATTGtgaagaaatttttgtaaatctttatACTTTTAAAAGCCGGGAATGGATTTCTTACAATGTATTAAATACTGGTGACGCATATTTTGCGTTCGCACGAAATATTATTGTTCTCGACGCCTCGGTTCTTCTACTtgtagaatatatttattttagtaAATATATGGAATCAAGTCGCTCGAATTGTATTACGACAGAAGAGAAATTTCTTTTACGGAAAGATGCAGACGTATTTTTGTATAACAGGATGCCactagaaatttatttatatcgTCGACGTGCGTAACACATCGCCTTTTTCTCGTACATTACACGATTTCACGCATTTTTTTTATGAACGAAATAATTTACGtctgtgtgcgcgtgtgtgtaaTGAAGTCGAAGGAAATGTCTCAGTATATTTACATGTACATCTGCTATGAAACGTGAAATAAAACACAAATGAAAGTTAAAAGAGAACGGGGTCATTCGATCAATCTTCACGAACACAATAATTTTGCGATTTTATATAGACCACAACGAATTGCCAATCAATTTCAGATCGTTGGAAGATCATGGAGAGATCGAGAAAAAGATCACTTCGATCCGTGGAAAATGTTCCCTTGAAATTGCGAAGTGCGATATCGTAAAATATAATACTATCTAAATCTTAGATACCGATTGAGAATGGATTACTGATGTCAAATAACGACATAAAAAAGGTAGTAAATTGCATTTCCGCGTTTGAATGTAACCGCGATAAGATGTAATTAATGTGTCAATTTTATTATCTTACACAATTTGCATTACTCATGAATAATTTATGACGAAGTACGTAATGTTTTAAGTTCAAGAACAGGCGACAAGAAGTTTTCCTGTTAACCTGTCATGCGTGTtggaaaatttgacgaaattttgTACATTCAAATGAGTGCACAAAACATGATTTTATAAATCTCGAAACGAAAGCAATGATTATGAACGACAGTAGCAGTGAACGCGCGATTAGCGTTACTATATACAGTCTTATGTAAATGAAggcaatgaattttttaataatattacatTGATAATTACCTAAGATTACTACTAATAGACTTTCACCGAAAGTATATCTGTTATTTTTACTAATACGAAAAAACGTTTAAGGAAAAAACAGTTTGGTTTAGTGGGGCAATTATTGTGAcagaaaagtttttttttctaggtcatattttccgatatttcaaggtcattgtcgTTTCTTAAAAGTGGAATAACTTGTTTTGATTAGTGTAACATTACTGCtaatgaaaagacaaattcaaccatAATACGTAgatcttcaaatgacctttgaAGGAGTTATTCTACAAAAGGCATAACTTAACGTACGAGGACCATGTCCATGCATAGTTGCCTCACCTTGTATAACAATTTAGCTGAAATAACCAGTTACATAATTTAAATGAGGAGATATAATGATTAACgatcgaaaataataaaattaaatttcgtcAGCTTTTATAGTTAGCATATATATTTGAACTATTCCGACATCATTTTTCACCTAAAAAAGTAGTTTTTATGACGATAAGTAACGAAAAATATACTTCAACAACAAAGATCATTTGCTTTTTAAATGGCAGTCAGATAACGAAGCGAATGATGAAGTAATGCGATAGATAAATAACCGGTGTCCGGCCGAATATTACCATCTTGATTTAATGCCCGAAATACTACGCATATACTTCACCAAGTAATAACAATCAACCGTAATTTTCAAGCGATTTTCTCGGCATATATGGCTGTCTTAATTAACGGTTGCACGATTGATTTAGGAATGTACAACGTTTTAGATTCCCGAAGGTGAAAAACAGTTCACTTTGAAATTTAATTGCATCGGGTTACGGGTACGTGGCTCGCAATACTCATTACGAGTACGAATTCGTTacgaattctcgttacgagtcagttccgCCGTTCTGGTAACTGACTCTTATACGAAGTCgaaggttctcgccgagcgtcgcgtttgaaatacacagggcacgctggaaacgtaagagtcatatccgtctacaagtcataaaacacctatgaccactaagcgatagtgacaagaagactgagaaaatatcTTTCttcgatataatgttgcacggagaaacggacagcgaagtgCTACAACATtatcggctatatcggtgtgaaaccagaagaccactactaatccaattacaaaacttctttaattttttatgaaacttttaccaagatattcatggcatttttctgattaaaatggaaccaaatatgatataattccggtgatatttacttgtgtaatgagcgatgaaagtttcgaacgcagagaattcaaatacaaaatttaacttctttattattaattatttttttatgagacttggCACCGCGGTAGTGCGGGtacttccactgactccaaattgtaaggttggcactgactcgtaatgagaattcactgtatcaacCAACGTCCTCGACTCCCGCGTAATTTGGGAACTGCCGGCGGTCGGGACGCTTTCAAATGATAATTTTTTTACACTGTTATTAACAAATAACTGATACCCGGAAGCTCGAACAGATAACGAGGCATGATTAAAGGGGCCGCCGTTTTTCCATAAGTTTAAGGCCACCGATGCGACGAACGCGAAAACAACCGATTTGGGCGCACCGTATAAATGAGCAAGACGAGCCAAGACTCAGGATTATTTCCGAGAAAATGGTGTCGCCGCCGTTCACCGATTTTTTCGAACCGAGGAAGCTGTTCCTCCTGTTCGCAGTTCTTCTGATCAATTTCAATCTGTCGCATGGCGGTAAGTACGAGGCCAGTTACAGCTGCAGCCATTTTCGAATTTGAATAATATTTGAACATTAATTTCAAGAATACGATCGAATTCGGTGAAATGAAATTTCACATATGCATCCGCATATGTTTACCGTAGCagcacaaatttttacaaaatatttcattaacaATTCTGGGAGTTATTAGTAAGTACAGGTCGTGTCGCCGATTTCAATTAATAATCTAAAAAAAATCGAGTTTCGAGACCTACAATTTTTCGGCTTCAATTTGGCGATTCCTTAATTTTATTAGAAATGTATCAGCATAAATGTTTTCGGATTTTTCACACTCCCGAACAAGTTGAACCTTTGATGAcgaaagatttatttatttcgtttaGCTGGCAACGAATCGTATGCCACGGCAGAAGAATGCAAGAGGGAGTGCATTCCCGGGGGGGAACGTAAAATTTGTTATTACAAATTTCACATCGAGTTCTATATTACCGACGGACCGtatgtatattaatattttgtacCTGATCAGACAAGATCGGTTATTCAATTATcgttaatcaattattttctttttttttagtgCTTGCTATTACCCTGGTATGGAAAAAGAATGCGCGATGGCCGATGGGTTCCAGAAGACAATATTACCGATAAACCGGATGATTCCAGGACCGTTGATCGAGGTATATAAACAAATTCAAGCATTCGACAAACAATTGCTGTActtacattttcttctatccGAATGAAAGGCAACGTTATTTGCAGTATTAAAAGAAAGATGGCTCCTTACTTAAATGTTTACTTAAATGTTATTATGTTTTATTAAATCTTATGGCTACACTGCGGACAAAATTGTTAAGAATTTATTTatcttattttgcacaaagcaaAAATAGTTATAAAAAACATTAtagcaaaattaataaaattattgatttattcgaaTCATATGCACGAGTTCAAACGTATTCAAACATAATTTCACAGGTATGTTTGGGTGATCTAGTTGTGGTGGATGTACAAAATGCTGCACCGGGTACCGAGGTCACCATGCATTGGCACGGGATCTTCCAAAATGGCTACCAATATTACGACGGTGTTCCATATGTAACGCAGTGCCCGATCCCGTCGTCGTCGACTTTCAGGTGAAATTATTTAACACAATATAAATCCACGAACATTCTACAGAACGAAAGGTGTAACCAGGCAAAAACGGAGAAGTTAATATTTATTGCAAATCTCGAAATCTCGACCAAATAGGAAAATTGGTCAGTTCAGAATCCCAAGTGGAATAATTCTCTTATCGGACGAGTTTAATGATACTATCGCAAGTAGAAGCGTCGAGTATTGGTCAGACACGACAGCCAGTCACGCGAAT is a window encoding:
- the Pix gene encoding ATP-binding cassette sub-family E member 1 pix, with protein sequence MPPKKSMEETDRLTRIAIVNNDKCKPKRCRQECKRSCPVVRMGKLCIEVNPNSKKASISEELCIGCGICVKKCPFEAISIINLPSNLEKETTHRYSKNSFKLHRLPIPRPGEVLGLVGTNGIGKSTALKILAGKQKPNLGRFTDPPDWTEILSHFRGSELQNYFTKILEDDLKALIKPQYVDQIPKAVKGTVQQLLDKKDECKNQMDICKMLDLLHIRDRGIEALSGGELQRFACAMVCIQDGDIFMFDEPSSYLDVKQRLNAAITIRSLIHPDKFIIVVEHDLSVLDYLSDFICCLYGVPGAYGVVTMPFSVREGINIFLDGFVPTENLRFREESLVFKVAESATEEEVKRMNHYEYPAMTKTMGSFKLDVEKGQFTDSEILVLLGENGTGKTTFIRMLAGNLPPDDGSGSIPMLHISYKPQKISPKSQGIVRQLLHEKIRDAYVHPQFVTDVMKPLKIDDIMDQEVQNLSGGELQRVALALCLGKPADVYLIDEPSAYLDSEQRLVAAKVIKRFILHAKKTGFVVEHDFIMATYLADRVIVFSGVPSLCTTAHSPQSLLNGMNRFLELLGITFRRDPNNYRPRINKSQSVKDLEQKRAGQYFFLEE